One window of the Nocardia huaxiensis genome contains the following:
- a CDS encoding SCO6880 family protein encodes MTMTDTYERRSYGLWQKPRSAGLFGLRWGETVVGFAVVITALLVALVAGPKPAAVVAGVGVIVMVPLVWRTGGRSGYETGLMMFHWLRGRSKGEHVYRGGRFSRIPGGVTRLPGLMAPSRLYEGIDAGGYSFGMIHLPQFGQYTVVLRAWPQGHEAVDQPVIDRWVAAWGTFLASLGQTSDIVAVVPVIDTVPETGNRLLTEVSAITRPESPDLAQQVMYELATELPQERVQLLPRVAITFKATTAERRKNPAEEAVEIGRRLPGICAALAEAGVRAQPMSADEVISFIRRSYDPASQADLEVAAGEPGGHGLDWADAGPVSHEERWDHFIHDGGRSVTWEMDTAPEGAVDERVLQRLLAPNPEVPRKRIAIVYRPHSAGDAAQIVDDDYKNALVAQQSERGVVSASATIRVGATQQAREEQARGHGVTRFGALVTITEPLRGDLPRIEAITRDLSTQARLKIRRCYRYQGAAFAASLGCGVILPEHATIPKALAG; translated from the coding sequence ATGACGATGACCGACACCTACGAGCGCCGCTCGTACGGACTGTGGCAGAAGCCCCGCAGCGCAGGACTTTTCGGCCTGCGCTGGGGTGAGACCGTGGTCGGTTTCGCGGTCGTGATCACCGCCCTGCTGGTGGCGCTGGTGGCCGGACCCAAACCGGCGGCGGTGGTGGCCGGCGTCGGCGTGATCGTGATGGTTCCACTGGTGTGGCGGACCGGGGGTCGCTCCGGCTACGAGACGGGATTGATGATGTTCCATTGGTTGCGGGGCCGCTCCAAGGGCGAGCACGTGTACCGCGGTGGCCGGTTCTCCCGGATCCCCGGCGGTGTCACGCGGCTGCCCGGGCTCATGGCGCCGTCGCGGCTCTACGAGGGCATCGACGCGGGCGGCTACAGCTTCGGCATGATCCACCTACCCCAATTCGGGCAGTACACAGTGGTTCTGCGGGCCTGGCCGCAGGGGCACGAGGCCGTGGACCAGCCGGTCATCGACCGGTGGGTGGCGGCGTGGGGCACCTTCCTGGCCTCGCTGGGGCAGACCTCCGACATCGTGGCCGTCGTGCCGGTGATCGACACCGTGCCCGAGACCGGAAACCGTTTGCTCACCGAGGTTTCCGCCATCACACGGCCGGAGTCGCCGGATCTGGCGCAGCAGGTCATGTACGAGCTGGCGACCGAGCTGCCGCAGGAACGCGTGCAGCTGTTGCCGCGGGTGGCAATCACGTTCAAGGCCACCACCGCCGAGCGGCGCAAGAACCCGGCCGAGGAAGCGGTCGAGATCGGCCGGCGACTGCCGGGCATCTGCGCGGCGCTGGCCGAGGCGGGCGTGCGCGCGCAGCCCATGTCGGCCGACGAGGTCATCTCCTTCATCCGGCGCAGCTACGACCCCGCCTCGCAGGCGGATCTGGAAGTGGCGGCGGGCGAGCCCGGCGGTCACGGCCTGGATTGGGCTGACGCCGGGCCGGTTTCGCACGAGGAGCGCTGGGATCACTTCATCCACGATGGCGGCCGCTCGGTCACCTGGGAGATGGACACCGCGCCCGAAGGTGCGGTCGACGAGCGGGTGCTGCAGCGCTTGCTCGCGCCGAATCCCGAAGTGCCGCGTAAACGCATCGCCATCGTGTACCGCCCGCACTCGGCCGGTGACGCCGCGCAGATCGTCGACGACGACTACAAGAACGCGCTCGTCGCCCAGCAGAGCGAACGCGGTGTCGTGTCGGCCTCGGCCACCATCCGGGTGGGCGCCACCCAGCAGGCCCGCGAGGAGCAGGCCCGCGGCCACGGCGTCACCCGCTTCGGCGCGCTGGTGACCATCACCGAGCCGCTGCGCGGTGACCTGCCGCGCATCGAGGCGATCACCCGGGACCTGTCCACCCAGGCGCGGCTCAAGATCCGGCGCTGCTACCGCTACCAGGGCGCCGCCTTCGCCGCCTCCCTGGGTTGCGGCGTCATCCTGCCCGAGCACGCCACCATTCCGAAAGCACTTGCGGGGTGA
- a CDS encoding DUF4913 domain-containing protein, producing MSDQQETPMVYSTVVEFVENYLSLVYRRQVTDISDTVWCPEWWKHAEAVVRLEAMWRAWEHYRLDGKTGLSVWFLDHADPHMARLFDPKGPFKYCSVRNGHKDMLTPLPLKSPTHGLFSNPAMGEFPS from the coding sequence GTGAGCGACCAGCAGGAAACACCCATGGTCTATTCGACGGTGGTCGAGTTCGTCGAGAACTACCTGAGTCTGGTCTATCGGCGGCAGGTCACCGATATCAGCGACACGGTGTGGTGCCCGGAGTGGTGGAAGCACGCGGAGGCGGTGGTGCGACTGGAGGCCATGTGGCGTGCCTGGGAGCACTACCGGCTCGATGGCAAAACCGGTCTGTCCGTATGGTTTCTGGACCACGCCGACCCGCACATGGCGCGCCTGTTCGACCCCAAGGGCCCGTTCAAGTACTGCAGTGTCCGCAACGGCCACAAGGACATGCTGACCCCGCTGCCGCTGAAGTCGCCCACGCACGGGCTGTTCAGCAATCCGGCCATGGGTGAGTTCCCGAGCTGA
- a CDS encoding alpha/beta hydrolase produces the protein MIVRSVFAAAAFLIAALMGLCTFAIARFRIPEQFLAFSVIVSNYGLYLIPLGIAGAGLALLVRVRGGRVMRWGGALIALVCAVGVVAAGFPLVASWQDADKVGASLSIKDYLKGGSNNGRPDERRSVAYNTVDGQELLLDVKLPPGTPDGPRPAVVWVHGGGWAEGDRGEGPKWHEWLNDRGYAVFAVDYRLSPPPRWNQAPNDVKCAVGWVKQHAADYLVDPARLMVVGGSAGGNLALMAAYSDERVQPSCAVTDTAVQAVAAFYPATDIATAYADPDMVSKVRTLAKDYTGGTPGQVPDHYAAASPVTYVRPGLPPTLLIHGTRDHVVPYTQSVELADKLAQAGVQYQLQPIPYGEHGFDAGWGDWGTQISRHVLGQFLDLKFPAP, from the coding sequence ATGATCGTTCGCTCGGTGTTCGCCGCAGCGGCATTCCTGATTGCGGCGCTGATGGGATTGTGCACGTTCGCCATTGCTCGGTTCCGAATACCCGAGCAGTTCCTGGCGTTTTCGGTGATCGTGAGCAACTACGGGTTGTATCTGATCCCGCTGGGGATTGCGGGGGCGGGACTGGCCCTGCTGGTGCGGGTGCGGGGCGGTCGCGTAATGCGTTGGGGCGGTGCGCTGATCGCGCTCGTCTGCGCCGTCGGGGTGGTTGCTGCAGGTTTCCCATTGGTGGCCTCGTGGCAGGACGCCGACAAGGTCGGTGCGTCGCTGTCGATCAAGGACTATCTGAAGGGCGGGTCCAATAACGGCCGCCCGGACGAGCGGCGCAGCGTCGCCTACAACACGGTCGACGGGCAGGAGCTGCTGCTGGATGTGAAGCTGCCGCCCGGAACTCCGGACGGCCCGCGCCCGGCGGTGGTGTGGGTGCACGGCGGCGGCTGGGCCGAAGGTGATCGCGGCGAGGGCCCGAAATGGCATGAGTGGCTCAATGACCGGGGCTACGCCGTCTTCGCCGTCGACTACCGCCTGTCCCCGCCGCCCCGCTGGAATCAGGCTCCCAATGACGTGAAATGCGCTGTGGGATGGGTGAAACAGCATGCTGCCGACTATCTCGTGGACCCGGCGCGGCTGATGGTGGTCGGCGGTTCCGCCGGCGGCAATCTGGCGCTCATGGCCGCCTATTCGGATGAGCGGGTGCAGCCCAGCTGCGCGGTCACCGACACCGCGGTGCAGGCCGTCGCGGCCTTCTACCCGGCCACCGATATCGCGACGGCCTACGCGGATCCGGACATGGTGAGCAAGGTGCGCACGCTGGCAAAGGATTACACCGGCGGCACCCCCGGACAGGTGCCCGACCACTACGCCGCGGCCTCCCCGGTCACCTATGTGCGCCCGGGCCTGCCGCCCACCCTGCTCATCCACGGCACCCGCGACCACGTGGTGCCCTACACGCAGTCGGTCGAGCTCGCGGACAAGCTGGCGCAGGCGGGCGTGCAATACCAGCTACAGCCCATCCCGTACGGGGAGCACGGTTTCGACGCCGGTTGGGGCGACTGGGGAACCCAGATCTCCCGCCACGTACTGGGCCAGTTCCTGGACCTGAAATTCCCGGCTCCCTGA
- a CDS encoding peptidylprolyl isomerase yields MPTNEQRRAAAKRKLERQLANRAERARKRKQITIAASVAGVVVAVAAGTIVWFATRPEPTPPPPFYRNSTDQAARPVEKPSEDKDKLPKGTVKATIETNQGPITVNLDADKAPYTVNSFESLAKQKYFDGTNCHRMTDSEGLKVLQCGDPTASGMGGPGYEFDNEYPTTDYPADDPKAEQPIDYKRGFLAMANANGNAGSNGIDHKGTNGSQFFIVYADSKLPPQYTIFGTVDEAGMATVDKIAALGVVPDPTGQTTQPKEPVTIQSVRID; encoded by the coding sequence GTGCCGACGAATGAACAGCGACGCGCTGCGGCCAAGAGGAAGCTGGAGCGTCAACTGGCCAATCGAGCCGAGCGGGCGCGCAAGCGCAAGCAGATCACCATCGCGGCCTCGGTCGCGGGCGTTGTGGTCGCCGTCGCGGCCGGCACAATTGTCTGGTTCGCCACCCGGCCGGAGCCGACTCCGCCGCCGCCGTTCTATCGCAACAGCACCGACCAGGCCGCACGCCCGGTGGAGAAGCCGAGCGAGGACAAGGACAAGCTGCCCAAGGGCACGGTCAAGGCCACCATCGAGACCAATCAGGGTCCGATCACCGTGAATCTGGATGCCGACAAGGCGCCGTACACGGTCAACAGCTTCGAGAGCCTGGCCAAGCAGAAGTACTTCGACGGCACCAACTGCCATCGCATGACCGACAGTGAAGGCTTGAAGGTGCTGCAGTGCGGTGACCCGACCGCCTCCGGCATGGGCGGGCCGGGTTACGAGTTCGACAACGAGTACCCGACCACCGACTACCCGGCCGACGATCCGAAGGCCGAGCAGCCCATCGATTACAAGCGCGGCTTCCTGGCCATGGCGAACGCCAATGGGAACGCGGGCTCGAACGGCATCGACCACAAGGGCACCAACGGCAGCCAGTTCTTCATCGTCTACGCCGATTCCAAGCTGCCGCCGCAGTACACCATCTTCGGCACGGTCGACGAGGCCGGCATGGCGACCGTCGACAAGATCGCGGCACTCGGCGTGGTCCCGGACCCGACCGGGCAGACCACGCAGCCGAAGGAACCGGTAACGATTCAGTCCGTCCGAATCGACTGA
- a CDS encoding type IV secretory system conjugative DNA transfer family protein has product MAKKPVKDPADPGPDTTLYLIYAGFAIFGTLWLAMQLGSLLSGQKIPINPIAIGLDLAKGKIVWPTAATVIVILVIIAALAWVILRRKSAARASVGRLPVDDKADYMGSGGAIKSLTAAGAREKAERIGMRLGKDDLPGVPIGMSVADGEMLYGSYEDLHVDIWGPRQGKTTSRVIPAILSAIGPAMVTSNKRDVVDATRLVREQRGSNTWVFDPQGVADEEPTWYWDPLAWVNPGRPGYDGRAASLAGHFADGSDGGTGGSDSDTYFTQEAEELLSALLLAAAVSRKPITQVWEWVTNPLDTEPIEILRNSMKYDIPSEFRDSYHFVASGLAQQYNADPRTVSGIFGTAKKMIRSLKLSSVQRWIQSSKRYTQEDVEAELARLIKAGSLENEQGAIKAKREKLEVWLGSQKPDGRRQFDELEFIEGNGTLYCLSLEGRSSAGPLVSAFIEAVIDVAVHKASRSPRGRLPIPLLAVLDEAANVVRWKDLPKHYSHFGSRGIVVMTVLQSWAQGARCWGVDGMEALWAAANVRVLGSGVDDVQFLQQRAETIGEYESISQSVSESKGGKSYSRSLGSSKTFNVNSLATLPTGRAIVFSSATPAVLIKTVPWWEGEYSTAVLQSLEKHEPGMKKKTEMIDLVNDRLSMTKKPVVDAGTIEEARPL; this is encoded by the coding sequence ATGGCGAAGAAACCGGTGAAGGATCCGGCCGACCCGGGCCCGGACACCACCCTCTATCTGATCTACGCGGGGTTCGCGATCTTCGGAACCCTGTGGCTCGCCATGCAACTGGGCAGCCTGTTGTCCGGCCAGAAGATCCCGATCAACCCGATCGCCATCGGCCTGGACCTGGCCAAAGGCAAGATCGTATGGCCCACCGCGGCCACCGTCATCGTGATCCTGGTGATCATCGCCGCGCTGGCGTGGGTCATCCTGCGCCGCAAGTCGGCCGCGCGCGCGAGCGTGGGGCGACTACCGGTCGACGACAAGGCCGACTACATGGGCAGCGGTGGCGCGATCAAGTCGCTCACCGCCGCCGGTGCGCGGGAGAAGGCCGAACGCATCGGCATGCGCCTGGGCAAGGATGATCTGCCCGGCGTCCCGATCGGCATGTCCGTGGCCGACGGCGAAATGCTCTACGGCTCCTACGAGGACCTGCACGTCGACATTTGGGGCCCGCGCCAGGGCAAGACCACCTCGCGCGTGATTCCGGCCATCCTGTCGGCCATCGGCCCGGCCATGGTGACCTCCAACAAGCGCGACGTCGTCGACGCCACCCGCCTGGTGCGAGAGCAAAGAGGCAGCAACACTTGGGTTTTCGATCCGCAGGGCGTCGCGGACGAAGAGCCCACGTGGTACTGGGATCCGCTGGCCTGGGTCAATCCGGGCCGTCCCGGCTACGACGGCCGGGCCGCCAGCCTGGCCGGGCATTTCGCCGACGGCTCCGATGGCGGTACGGGCGGCAGCGATTCCGACACCTACTTCACGCAGGAGGCCGAGGAGCTGCTCTCGGCCTTGCTGCTGGCCGCGGCCGTCTCGCGGAAACCGATCACCCAGGTGTGGGAATGGGTGACCAACCCGCTCGACACCGAACCGATCGAAATCCTGCGCAACTCCATGAAATACGACATTCCCTCCGAGTTCCGCGACAGCTACCACTTCGTGGCCTCGGGCCTGGCGCAGCAGTACAACGCCGACCCGCGCACGGTCAGCGGCATTTTCGGCACTGCCAAGAAGATGATCCGCTCGCTGAAGCTGTCCTCGGTGCAGCGCTGGATCCAGTCGTCCAAGCGGTACACCCAGGAGGACGTCGAGGCCGAGCTCGCCAGGCTGATCAAGGCCGGCTCGCTGGAGAACGAGCAGGGGGCCATCAAGGCCAAGCGAGAGAAGCTCGAGGTATGGCTGGGCAGCCAGAAGCCGGACGGCCGTAGGCAATTCGACGAACTCGAGTTCATCGAGGGCAACGGCACGCTCTACTGTCTGTCCCTGGAGGGCCGCAGTTCGGCCGGCCCGCTGGTGAGCGCCTTCATCGAGGCGGTCATCGACGTGGCCGTGCACAAGGCGTCGCGTTCCCCACGCGGCCGGCTGCCCATCCCGCTGCTCGCTGTCCTGGACGAGGCGGCGAACGTGGTGCGCTGGAAGGATCTGCCGAAGCACTACAGCCACTTCGGATCTCGCGGGATCGTGGTCATGACGGTGCTGCAGTCCTGGGCGCAGGGCGCGCGCTGCTGGGGCGTGGACGGCATGGAAGCGCTGTGGGCGGCCGCCAATGTGCGGGTGCTCGGCAGCGGCGTCGACGATGTGCAGTTCCTGCAGCAGCGGGCCGAAACCATCGGCGAGTACGAGAGCATCTCGCAGTCGGTGTCGGAATCCAAGGGCGGCAAGAGTTATTCGCGCTCGCTGGGGTCGTCCAAGACGTTCAATGTGAACTCCCTGGCGACTCTGCCGACCGGCCGCGCCATCGTATTCTCCTCCGCCACACCGGCGGTGCTGATCAAGACGGTGCCGTGGTGGGAGGGCGAGTACTCCACCGCCGTGCTGCAGTCGCTGGAGAAGCACGAGCCGGGCATGAAGAAGAAGACAGAGATGATCGATCTGGTCAATGACCGGCTATCCATGACGAAGAAGCCGGTAGTCGACGCGGGCACAATCGAGGAGGCGCGGCCGCTGTGA
- a CDS encoding pyrimidine/purine nucleoside phosphorylase, giving the protein MTAFENVTVTKKANVYFDGKCVSHSLVLADGTTKSVGVILPATLTFNTGAPEIMELIEGEAKVTLAGEAEAKTYRGGESFSVPGDSSFEIEVLEPVHYVCHFG; this is encoded by the coding sequence ATGACTGCGTTCGAGAATGTCACCGTCACGAAGAAGGCGAATGTCTACTTCGACGGCAAGTGTGTGTCGCACAGCCTGGTGCTGGCCGACGGCACCACCAAGTCGGTGGGTGTGATCCTGCCGGCCACGCTGACGTTCAACACGGGCGCGCCCGAGATCATGGAGCTCATCGAGGGCGAGGCCAAGGTCACCCTCGCCGGGGAGGCCGAGGCCAAGACCTACCGCGGCGGCGAGTCGTTCTCGGTTCCCGGTGACAGCAGCTTCGAGATCGAGGTGCTCGAGCCGGTGCACTACGTGTGCCACTTCGGCTGA
- the hisS gene encoding histidine--tRNA ligase, translating into MTKTSSFQAPKGVPDYFPPNSAEFVAVRDGLIRAARLAGYGHIELPIFEDTALFARGVGESTDVVSKEMWTFDDRKGKSYTLRPEGTAGVMRAVIENSLDRGQLPVKLCYAGPFFRYENVQAGRYRQLQQVGVEAIGVDDPALDAEVIAVADTGFRALGLTDYRLELTSLGDDTCRPQYRELLQEFLFKLPLDEETRRRAQINPLRVLDDKRPEVKEMTADAPLMIDHLSESAKAHFDQVLGFLDGMGVPYVVNPRMVRGLDYYTKTTFEFVHDGLGAQSGIGGGGRYDGLMEKLGGQALSGIGFGIGVDRTVLALKAEGKTVTDGSSVDVYGVPLGEVAKQHLVALAAQLRAAGIRTDLAYGGRGLKGAMKGADRSGARFALVLGDREVTEGQIGLKDLRTGEQRSIPLTETVAQVAAALAAE; encoded by the coding sequence GTGACCAAGACCAGCAGCTTTCAGGCCCCGAAGGGGGTCCCCGATTACTTCCCGCCCAACTCCGCGGAGTTCGTCGCCGTTCGTGACGGACTGATTCGTGCCGCGCGATTGGCCGGGTACGGGCATATCGAGCTGCCGATCTTCGAGGACACCGCGCTGTTCGCGCGGGGTGTCGGCGAGTCCACCGATGTCGTGTCGAAGGAGATGTGGACCTTCGACGATCGCAAGGGCAAGAGCTACACGCTGCGGCCGGAAGGCACCGCCGGTGTCATGCGGGCGGTCATCGAGAACAGCCTCGATCGCGGGCAGTTGCCGGTGAAGCTGTGCTACGCGGGGCCGTTCTTCCGGTACGAGAACGTGCAGGCCGGGCGGTATCGGCAGTTGCAGCAGGTCGGTGTGGAGGCCATCGGGGTCGATGATCCGGCGCTGGACGCCGAGGTGATCGCCGTGGCCGACACCGGGTTCCGGGCGCTGGGGCTGACCGACTACCGGCTCGAACTCACCTCGCTCGGCGACGACACCTGCCGGCCGCAGTATCGGGAACTGTTGCAGGAGTTCCTGTTCAAGCTTCCCCTCGACGAGGAGACGCGGCGGCGGGCGCAGATCAATCCGCTGCGGGTGCTCGACGACAAGCGGCCCGAGGTCAAGGAGATGACCGCGGACGCGCCGCTCATGATCGATCACCTGTCGGAGTCGGCCAAGGCGCACTTCGATCAGGTGCTCGGATTCCTGGACGGGATGGGCGTGCCGTATGTGGTGAACCCGCGCATGGTGCGCGGGCTGGACTACTACACCAAGACCACCTTCGAATTCGTGCACGACGGGCTCGGCGCGCAGTCGGGGATCGGTGGTGGCGGGCGCTACGACGGGCTGATGGAGAAGCTCGGCGGGCAGGCGCTGTCGGGCATCGGATTCGGCATCGGCGTCGACCGCACCGTGCTCGCCCTCAAGGCCGAGGGCAAGACCGTCACCGACGGGTCGAGTGTGGACGTCTACGGTGTGCCGCTCGGCGAGGTGGCCAAGCAGCACCTGGTCGCCTTGGCCGCGCAGCTGCGGGCGGCCGGAATCCGCACCGACCTCGCCTACGGCGGGCGTGGCCTCAAGGGCGCCATGAAGGGTGCCGACCGGTCGGGCGCGCGCTTCGCCCTGGTGCTCGGCGACCGCGAGGTCACCGAGGGCCAGATCGGCCTGAAGGACCTGCGCACCGGCGAACAGCGCTCGATCCCGCTGACCGAGACCGTGGCGCAGGTCGCCGCGGCGCTGGCGGCGGAGTAA
- a CDS encoding MinD/ParA family ATP-binding protein, whose translation MDQDWSRWLDEMPEEGESSSRAARSKAPVVRLRKRRGDSGESGPAQRPILVVGGCGGAGTTTTALGIAGEIGAVGAQVVAVDATSAGSDLALRGADEHLSPISLQSWLYGRGDNEPAPLKECLSRATSGIGLLWRDPDPLRRRATYLTVTRAIDDAGYTPVYDGGNPIASRHLRPLLEDADIALVLSIPARVDAANRLRVTLEWLDDQFGAPGEGQGGGIVGDTTIVVSHQLPGTDSRIADHLREHLDGWVRDIREIPYDPHLARGELVRHSNLAAETRRAYRRLLAGVAS comes from the coding sequence ATGGATCAGGACTGGAGCCGCTGGCTCGACGAAATGCCCGAGGAGGGCGAATCGTCGAGTCGTGCCGCGCGTTCCAAGGCTCCGGTGGTTCGATTGCGCAAGCGCCGTGGGGATTCCGGCGAATCCGGTCCGGCCCAGCGCCCGATCCTCGTGGTCGGCGGCTGCGGCGGCGCCGGAACCACCACTACCGCACTGGGAATCGCGGGTGAGATCGGCGCGGTCGGCGCGCAGGTGGTCGCAGTCGACGCGACCTCGGCCGGCAGTGATCTTGCTCTCCGCGGCGCGGATGAGCACCTGAGCCCGATCTCGCTACAGTCCTGGCTCTACGGCCGCGGCGACAACGAACCGGCTCCGCTCAAGGAATGCCTGTCCCGGGCAACCTCCGGGATCGGCCTGCTGTGGCGCGATCCGGACCCGCTGCGCCGCCGTGCGACCTATCTGACCGTCACCCGCGCCATCGACGACGCGGGGTATACCCCGGTATACGACGGCGGCAATCCGATCGCCTCCCGGCACCTGCGGCCGCTGCTCGAGGACGCGGATATCGCTCTGGTGCTGTCGATTCCGGCTCGCGTCGACGCCGCCAACCGGCTGCGCGTCACCCTGGAGTGGCTCGACGACCAGTTCGGCGCGCCGGGCGAGGGGCAGGGCGGCGGGATTGTCGGCGACACCACGATTGTCGTGTCACATCAGTTGCCCGGCACCGACTCCCGGATCGCTGATCATTTGCGGGAGCACCTCGACGGCTGGGTCCGCGACATCCGGGAGATTCCCTACGACCCGCACCTCGCCCGCGGAGAACTGGTGCGCCACAGCAATCTTGCCGCTGAGACACGCCGCGCGTATCGCCGCCTGCTTGCTGGAGTGGCATCATGA
- a CDS encoding 3-hydroxyacyl-CoA dehydrogenase, whose product MKTADIVAVVTGGASGLGEATVRELHAAGAKVVILDLPSSNGKTLVEELGERVVFSPGDVTSEEDVTAALDAAQALGTLRIAVNCAGIGNAVKTVGKQGAFPLDAFKKIINVNLIGTFNVIRLAAERIAQVEEADGERGVIVNTASVAAYDGQIGQAAYSASKGGIVGLTLPVARDLASFKIRVMTIAPGLFHTPLFATLPDSAIAALGAQVPHPARLGQPAEYAALVRHIVENPMLNGETIRLDGAIRMAPR is encoded by the coding sequence GTGAAAACAGCAGACATCGTCGCGGTCGTTACCGGCGGCGCCTCGGGTCTCGGTGAAGCCACCGTGCGCGAACTGCACGCCGCGGGCGCGAAGGTCGTCATCCTGGATCTTCCCTCGTCCAACGGGAAGACTCTGGTCGAGGAACTCGGTGAGCGCGTGGTGTTTTCGCCCGGCGACGTCACCAGCGAAGAGGACGTGACGGCCGCGCTGGACGCCGCCCAGGCGCTGGGCACCCTGAGAATCGCGGTGAACTGCGCGGGCATCGGCAATGCCGTGAAGACGGTCGGCAAGCAGGGCGCGTTCCCGCTCGACGCGTTCAAGAAGATCATCAACGTGAATCTGATCGGCACGTTCAATGTGATCCGGCTGGCGGCCGAGCGCATCGCGCAGGTCGAGGAGGCCGACGGCGAGCGCGGCGTCATCGTGAACACCGCGTCCGTGGCCGCCTATGACGGGCAGATCGGGCAGGCCGCCTATTCGGCGTCCAAGGGCGGCATCGTCGGCCTGACCCTGCCGGTCGCGCGCGACCTGGCCTCGTTCAAGATTCGCGTCATGACCATCGCGCCCGGGCTGTTCCACACGCCGCTGTTCGCGACCCTGCCGGATTCGGCCATTGCCGCGCTCGGCGCGCAGGTGCCGCACCCGGCGCGGCTCGGGCAACCCGCCGAGTACGCGGCGCTGGTCCGCCACATCGTGGAGAACCCGATGCTGAACGGCGAGACCATCCGCCTCGACGGCGCCATCCGGATGGCGCCGCGCTAG
- a CDS encoding DUF6585 family protein has translation MCAKPVPPAYDSELWRRISAAATDADLGRHVRTYWPSLPQWRRFIPFLVILGILDAVAVAALRAGETGIAVLIGGFLSGGPTLVLLITMIKVAIRRRRYGGARLDLYELGLVRVRRADLRVARYDSTAALPRVSVTRPAREGGTPTYHLDLTDITGRRFEVSDAFSGPWATEVQQAITTLRFPRDLAAVHAGHRIDFGEIWVTETAIGDKKRSIPWAEVEPIATLPHELIEIRGGRKSLVASKLNLPNFELFRMLFEHLRRSHSA, from the coding sequence ATGTGCGCCAAGCCCGTACCGCCCGCCTACGATTCCGAGCTGTGGCGGCGGATCTCCGCCGCAGCCACCGATGCCGATCTCGGGCGACATGTGCGCACCTACTGGCCTTCGCTGCCGCAGTGGCGCAGGTTCATTCCGTTCCTCGTCATACTCGGAATTCTCGACGCGGTGGCCGTGGCCGCTCTGCGCGCGGGCGAGACCGGCATCGCCGTGCTGATCGGCGGATTCCTTTCCGGGGGGCCGACATTGGTGCTGCTCATCACCATGATCAAAGTCGCGATCCGGCGGCGGCGGTACGGGGGCGCCCGGCTCGACCTGTACGAGCTCGGCCTGGTGCGGGTCCGGCGCGCAGATCTGCGGGTGGCGCGCTACGACTCGACAGCGGCCCTGCCCCGGGTATCGGTCACCCGCCCGGCCCGGGAGGGCGGCACCCCGACCTACCACCTCGATCTGACCGATATCACCGGGCGGCGTTTCGAGGTGAGTGACGCGTTCTCCGGCCCCTGGGCGACCGAAGTGCAGCAGGCCATCACCACGCTTCGGTTCCCACGGGATCTGGCCGCGGTGCACGCGGGGCATCGCATCGATTTCGGTGAGATCTGGGTGACGGAGACAGCGATCGGCGACAAGAAGCGATCCATCCCGTGGGCGGAAGTGGAACCGATCGCGACGCTGCCGCACGAACTGATCGAGATCAGAGGTGGGCGAAAGTCTTTGGTCGCCAGCAAGCTGAATCTCCCCAATTTCGAGCTCTTCCGAATGCTCTTCGAGCACCTGCGGCGATCACACTCGGCCTGA
- a CDS encoding transposase produces MMPHRSYRRVSPEVRQAAVEQVIALTGKLRSESEACRVVADQIGVHTNSVRNWVRAAETPGLERMDAIALRRKVALLQQQLAAAAEMNRTLVETLNDAKRGV; encoded by the coding sequence ATGATGCCGCATCGGTCCTACCGCAGAGTGTCGCCGGAGGTGCGGCAGGCCGCGGTCGAACAGGTCATCGCGCTGACCGGCAAACTCAGATCCGAATCCGAGGCGTGCCGGGTGGTCGCCGACCAGATCGGTGTGCACACCAATTCGGTGCGCAACTGGGTGCGCGCCGCGGAAACCCCGGGCCTGGAGCGCATGGACGCAATCGCCTTGCGCCGCAAGGTCGCTCTGCTCCAGCAGCAGCTGGCCGCGGCCGCGGAGATGAACCGCACCCTGGTGGAAACCCTCAATGACGCCAAGCGGGGCGTATGA